In Acidobacteriota bacterium, one genomic interval encodes:
- a CDS encoding homocysteine S-methyltransferase family protein — protein sequence MGIVEEWHECLDRGEILLLDGGTGTELERRGVPMDSAAWCGTAALEHQDAIRDLHEEYIRCGADAIITNTFATHRPLLEAAGLGDQVAVIVRRAVEAALEARDRAGCPGVLVAGSMSTMPANNIQGGYPPAAEQMAAYREQCGLLAEAGVDVIALEMMQFHERALVAFQAAKETGLPVWLGVSARKDPETGAITPFNWPDESFEELLDTLIPLGPSIVHVMHSEIAAVPEAVAMVQERWDGPVGVYPESGYFTMPNWNFVDVIEPADLLEEARGWVAAGVQIVGGCCGLGPEHIRALGALRGSG from the coding sequence ATGGGAATCGTCGAAGAGTGGCATGAGTGTCTGGACCGGGGGGAGATCCTGCTCCTCGATGGCGGCACCGGGACGGAACTGGAGCGGCGGGGGGTGCCGATGGACTCGGCGGCGTGGTGCGGCACGGCGGCGCTGGAGCACCAGGACGCGATCCGGGACCTGCACGAGGAGTACATCCGTTGCGGCGCGGACGCGATCATCACGAACACCTTCGCGACTCACCGTCCGTTGCTTGAGGCCGCGGGTCTGGGCGACCAGGTCGCGGTGATCGTGCGGCGGGCGGTGGAGGCGGCGCTCGAGGCGCGCGACCGGGCCGGCTGCCCGGGCGTGCTCGTGGCCGGGTCGATGTCGACCATGCCGGCGAACAACATCCAGGGCGGCTACCCGCCGGCCGCCGAGCAGATGGCGGCCTACCGGGAGCAGTGCGGGCTCCTGGCCGAGGCCGGCGTCGACGTGATCGCACTCGAGATGATGCAGTTCCACGAGCGAGCCCTGGTCGCGTTCCAGGCGGCCAAGGAGACCGGGTTGCCCGTGTGGCTCGGGGTCAGCGCCCGGAAGGACCCGGAAACCGGTGCGATCACGCCCTTCAACTGGCCCGACGAGTCCTTCGAGGAGTTGCTCGACACCCTCATTCCGCTGGGACCCTCGATCGTGCATGTGATGCACAGCGAGATCGCGGCGGTCCCGGAGGCGGTGGCGATGGTGCAGGAGCGCTGGGACGGACCGGTCGGCGTGTACCCGGAGTCCGGCTACTTCACGATGCCGAACTGGAACTTCGTCGACGTGATCGAGCCGGCCGACCTGCTGGAGGAGGCGCGCGGCTGGGTGGCCGCGGGCGTTCAGATCGTCGGCGGCTGCTGCGGTCTGGGACCCGAGCACATCCGGGCCCTGGGAGCGCTTCGCGGATCCGGCTGA
- a CDS encoding von Willebrand factor type A domain-containing protein, which yields MTDPLDDLKRAFADATPEPDADRRKANLARAQELFDRVQDSGAEQRRTDGRTNPWAAIEQGVRRMLSALTSRPVLAAAGVLAAVGLTALFVTATRNATPPSSMIVADAGVAPEPIAAPASDADSERSTPAPTDRQAAVDGDLAVIPTAPVREPAEPQPPVRETALPVDSEASETVVDELDRQPEAPPPAQERSSPVTVATADAESFNATIAALERQREALRTQLEALAEVVAPPPPPPAPEPVLPPGARLAESSTGRVGRLSRSIEALSFVAETPLPASAVDATVAPRSNTEAFANEDASPVKVASEEPVSTFSIDVDTASYSVVRSSLTNGYLPVPESVRIEELINYFPYGYPAPGERGAPFRPTVSVSETPWNPDTLLMHIGIQGRRPATDDRPPLNLVFLVDTSGSMDQPNKLPLLVQSFRLMVGQLDPADEVAIVAYAGSAGRVLDPTPAGERGAILTALDRLHAGGSTAGAAGIQLAYRVARDMAAEGEVTRVILATDGDFNVGISDPDELEGFIARQRERGVYLSVLGFGRGNLDDATMQALAQNGNGQAAYIDTLAEAQKVLVDQLVGTLFPIANDVKIQVEFNPATVAEYRLIGYETRGLRREDFNNDRVDAGEIGAGHSVTAIYEVTPVGSPAVLHDALRYAGRPADPPVADGRRGGSRELAFLRLRYKEPGEESSELIELPITRDAGGVDAEQRFAAAIAGFGQLLRDGAYTGDWTWSDAVALAEANTGDDRYGYRREAVTLMRLAESLAQ from the coding sequence ATGACCGATCCACTCGATGATCTGAAGCGCGCATTCGCGGACGCGACGCCTGAGCCGGATGCCGACAGGCGGAAGGCGAACCTGGCTCGCGCCCAGGAACTCTTCGATCGCGTCCAAGACTCGGGCGCCGAGCAGCGTCGTACCGATGGCCGCACCAATCCCTGGGCGGCCATCGAACAAGGAGTACGACGCATGCTCAGCGCACTGACTTCCCGACCTGTCCTGGCTGCCGCCGGCGTTCTGGCCGCGGTTGGGTTGACGGCTCTCTTTGTAACTGCCACGCGGAACGCGACGCCGCCGTCCAGCATGATCGTCGCGGATGCTGGCGTTGCGCCGGAGCCGATCGCCGCACCCGCAAGCGACGCTGACTCGGAACGTTCTACACCCGCACCGACCGACCGACAGGCCGCTGTCGATGGCGACCTGGCGGTGATCCCGACGGCTCCGGTGAGAGAACCTGCCGAGCCCCAGCCGCCGGTCCGCGAAACCGCGTTGCCGGTTGACAGCGAGGCGTCGGAGACGGTCGTTGACGAGCTGGATCGCCAGCCGGAGGCGCCACCTCCGGCTCAGGAACGGAGTTCGCCCGTTACCGTGGCAACGGCTGACGCGGAGTCCTTCAACGCGACCATCGCCGCCCTGGAGAGACAGAGGGAGGCGCTCAGGACTCAACTGGAGGCGTTGGCCGAAGTTGTGGCTCCGCCCCCGCCGCCGCCAGCCCCCGAACCGGTGCTTCCGCCCGGCGCACGCCTGGCTGAGTCGAGCACCGGGAGAGTCGGCAGACTCTCGAGATCGATAGAGGCGCTCTCGTTTGTTGCGGAAACTCCCCTTCCCGCCTCGGCCGTCGATGCGACGGTCGCCCCGCGGTCCAACACTGAAGCCTTCGCCAACGAAGACGCCAGTCCGGTGAAGGTCGCGAGCGAAGAACCCGTCTCGACGTTCTCGATCGACGTCGACACCGCCAGCTACTCCGTCGTCCGTTCCTCGCTGACGAACGGCTACCTGCCGGTGCCCGAGTCGGTGCGGATCGAGGAGCTGATCAACTACTTCCCGTACGGGTACCCCGCGCCGGGGGAACGCGGGGCGCCGTTCCGGCCGACGGTGTCCGTCTCCGAGACGCCATGGAACCCGGACACGCTGCTGATGCACATCGGCATCCAGGGACGGCGGCCCGCGACCGACGACCGCCCGCCGCTCAACCTGGTCTTCCTGGTCGACACCTCGGGTTCGATGGACCAGCCGAACAAGCTGCCGTTGCTCGTGCAGTCGTTCCGGCTGATGGTCGGCCAGCTCGATCCCGCCGACGAGGTCGCGATCGTTGCCTACGCCGGCAGTGCGGGCCGCGTGCTGGACCCGACTCCGGCCGGCGAGCGCGGCGCGATTCTGACTGCGCTCGATCGACTGCACGCTGGCGGTTCGACCGCCGGGGCGGCGGGAATCCAGTTGGCCTACCGGGTCGCCCGGGACATGGCGGCGGAGGGCGAGGTGACCCGGGTCATCCTGGCCACGGACGGCGACTTCAACGTCGGCATCTCCGACCCCGACGAACTCGAGGGCTTCATCGCCCGCCAGCGCGAGAGAGGCGTATACCTCTCGGTGCTCGGGTTCGGCCGCGGCAACCTGGACGATGCGACGATGCAGGCGCTGGCCCAGAACGGCAACGGTCAGGCGGCCTACATCGACACGCTCGCGGAGGCGCAGAAGGTGCTCGTCGACCAGCTCGTCGGCACCCTGTTCCCGATCGCGAACGACGTGAAGATCCAGGTCGAGTTCAATCCGGCCACGGTCGCCGAGTACCGTTTGATCGGTTACGAGACCAGAGGCCTCCGGCGCGAGGACTTCAACAACGACCGGGTCGACGCCGGCGAGATCGGCGCTGGCCACTCGGTTACCGCGATCTACGAGGTGACGCCAGTGGGGTCGCCTGCGGTGCTGCACGACGCTCTGCGCTACGCGGGCCGTCCGGCCGACCCGCCGGTCGCCGACGGGAGGCGTGGCGGCTCCCGGGAACTCGCCTTCCTGCGGCTCCGGTACAAGGAGCCGGGCGAGGAGTCGAGCGAACTCATCGAACTGCCGATCACCCGCGACGCAGGCGGGGTCGACGCTGAGCAGCGCTTCGCGGCCGCGATTGCCGGCTTCGGCCAGCTCCTGCGGGATGGCGCCTACACCGGCGACTGGACCTGGAGCGACGCGGTCGCGCTCGCCGAGGCCAACACTGGCGACGACCGGTACGGCTACCGTCGCGAAGCAGTCACCTTGATGCGCCTCGCGGAGAGCCTGGCTCAGTAA
- a CDS encoding O-acetylhomoserine aminocarboxypropyltransferase: MSSDWFYKFDTLSLHAGQRPDPTTGARAVPVYNSTSYVFRDTDHAAGLFNLEEAGHIYSRISNPTVAVFEERIAALEGGVGAVATASGQSAFHLAAATILSAGDHVVSSAAIYGGTHNLLNHTLRRFGIETTFVEPTEPANFRRAARPNTKLFFGETIGNPRIDVLDIPAVATIAHEIGVPLLIDNTFGTPFLSRPIDLGADLVMHSATKFIGGHGVTLGGVLVDSGKFDWAATGRFPIMTEPCPGYHGIAFAEHYGPPAFILKARLEGLRDFGACLNPQAAFYLIQGLETLPLRVARHVENARAVAGFLEQHEAVEWVSYPDLPSHPQHDLARKLLPNGSGALLTFGIRGGLEAGIAFIEGLELWSHLANVGDAKSLVIHPASTTHQQMTAEELAESGVTQEMVRLSVGLEDPQDLVADLDRALKRSQRRAQRPRAVAS; encoded by the coding sequence ATGAGCAGCGACTGGTTCTACAAGTTCGACACCCTGTCCCTTCACGCCGGCCAGCGGCCCGACCCGACCACGGGAGCGCGCGCCGTGCCGGTCTACAACTCGACGTCCTACGTGTTCCGCGACACGGACCACGCTGCCGGACTGTTCAACCTGGAGGAGGCGGGGCACATCTACTCGCGGATCTCCAACCCGACGGTGGCGGTGTTCGAGGAGCGGATCGCCGCGCTGGAAGGCGGCGTCGGCGCGGTGGCCACCGCTTCCGGACAGTCGGCGTTCCACCTGGCGGCGGCGACGATTCTCTCCGCCGGCGACCACGTCGTCTCCTCGGCGGCCATCTACGGCGGTACGCACAACCTGCTGAACCACACGCTGCGCCGGTTCGGCATCGAGACGACCTTCGTCGAACCGACCGAGCCCGCGAACTTCCGGCGCGCCGCCCGTCCGAACACCAAGCTGTTCTTCGGCGAGACGATCGGCAACCCGCGGATCGACGTCCTGGACATCCCCGCTGTCGCCACGATCGCCCACGAGATCGGCGTACCGTTGCTCATCGACAACACGTTCGGAACACCGTTCCTGTCGAGGCCGATCGATCTCGGCGCGGACCTTGTGATGCACTCGGCGACCAAGTTCATCGGCGGCCACGGCGTCACCCTGGGAGGCGTCCTGGTAGACAGCGGCAAGTTCGACTGGGCCGCCACCGGGCGCTTCCCGATCATGACCGAGCCCTGTCCGGGCTACCACGGCATCGCCTTCGCCGAGCACTACGGGCCGCCGGCCTTCATCCTCAAGGCAAGGCTCGAAGGGCTGCGCGACTTCGGCGCCTGCCTGAACCCGCAGGCCGCCTTCTACCTGATTCAGGGACTGGAGACCCTGCCGCTCCGGGTCGCCCGCCACGTGGAGAACGCGCGCGCGGTCGCCGGGTTCCTCGAGCAGCACGAGGCGGTCGAGTGGGTGAGCTACCCCGACCTGCCCAGCCACCCGCAGCACGACCTCGCCCGGAAGCTGCTGCCAAATGGCAGCGGCGCCCTTCTGACCTTCGGGATTCGCGGCGGACTCGAGGCGGGGATCGCCTTCATCGAGGGCCTGGAGCTATGGTCGCACCTCGCCAACGTCGGCGACGCGAAGAGCCTGGTCATTCACCCGGCGAGCACGACGCACCAGCAGATGACTGCCGAAGAGCTCGCCGAGTCGGGCGTCACCCAGGAGATGGTGAGACTGTCGGTCGGGCTCGAGGATCCCCAGGACCTCGTGGCCGATCTCGACCGGGCCCTGAAACGCTCGCAGAGACGGGCGCAGCGGCCGCGGGCGGTGGCCTCCTGA
- a CDS encoding alpha/beta hydrolase has product MLHGAGSDHTVWALQARSLAQHGWNVAAPDLPGHGASEDLDAVTTIADYAAWTADFAEAAAERAGSSDIALIGHSMGACIAVDAASRLDARLSRLALLGAGETLRVNPGLLADTLKRPLDAHRFIAAFGHGTGAHFGGAESPGLWMLGSTMALLDRCLPEVLHRDFAACNEWEGSESAAGVSCATLVVAGAKDRMTPPRAGRALADRIRGPRPGGDRGGAGFVTVADAGHMLMAEAPGAVTRCLRGFLGAK; this is encoded by the coding sequence CTGCTCCACGGCGCCGGCAGCGACCACACGGTATGGGCGCTGCAGGCCCGGTCGCTGGCCCAACACGGCTGGAACGTCGCCGCACCCGACCTGCCCGGTCATGGCGCGTCCGAGGACCTGGACGCCGTCACGACGATCGCCGACTACGCCGCCTGGACCGCCGACTTCGCGGAAGCGGCGGCGGAACGGGCAGGCAGCTCGGACATCGCGCTCATCGGCCACTCGATGGGCGCCTGCATCGCGGTCGACGCGGCCTCCCGGCTGGACGCACGTCTGAGCCGGCTGGCCCTGCTCGGTGCCGGCGAGACGCTCCGGGTCAACCCCGGCTTGCTGGCGGACACGCTGAAACGGCCCCTCGACGCCCATCGCTTCATCGCCGCTTTCGGGCACGGGACCGGCGCCCACTTCGGCGGCGCGGAGTCCCCCGGGCTGTGGATGCTCGGGTCGACGATGGCGCTGCTCGACCGCTGCCTGCCGGAAGTACTCCACCGCGACTTCGCCGCCTGCAACGAGTGGGAAGGAAGCGAGAGCGCAGCGGGCGTCAGCTGCGCCACGCTGGTCGTGGCCGGCGCGAAGGACAGGATGACGCCGCCGAGGGCCGGCCGCGCGCTCGCCGACCGCATCCGCGGCCCGCGTCCCGGGGGCGACAGGGGCGGCGCCGGTTTCGTGACCGTGGCGGACGCCGGCCACATGCTGATGGCCGAAGCGCCCGGCGCCGTCACCCGCTGCCTGCGGGGCTTCCTGGGCGCAAAGTAA
- a CDS encoding RNA polymerase sigma factor, which produces MVVGDEELVRAAAAGDRGAFEEFLDLHYDRIFRFSFRLTGCREEAEDLTQDICLALPAKLKSFRGKARFTTWLYRVAMNAAHDRRRRAASRTKAAEGWGDIEIGRRAEATGRAADLDWLRRSMAALPGDLRDTVALTIDGEMTHAQAAEVLGISEGTVSWRLSEVRKRLRAMWQKETGR; this is translated from the coding sequence GTGGTCGTGGGCGACGAGGAACTGGTTCGGGCCGCTGCCGCGGGTGATCGGGGCGCTTTCGAGGAGTTCCTCGACCTTCACTATGACCGGATCTTCCGGTTCAGCTTCCGGCTGACGGGGTGTCGGGAGGAGGCCGAGGACCTGACGCAGGACATCTGTCTCGCTCTGCCGGCGAAGTTGAAGAGCTTCCGCGGCAAGGCACGGTTCACGACCTGGTTGTACAGGGTTGCCATGAACGCGGCGCATGACCGGCGGCGCCGGGCCGCGAGTAGAACGAAGGCGGCTGAAGGCTGGGGAGACATCGAGATAGGTCGCCGCGCGGAGGCGACAGGCAGGGCCGCGGATCTGGACTGGCTGCGTCGCTCGATGGCGGCGCTGCCTGGTGATCTACGGGACACGGTCGCGCTCACGATCGACGGCGAGATGACTCACGCGCAGGCCGCCGAGGTGCTCGGGATCTCCGAAGGCACCGTGAGCTGGCGGCTCTCCGAGGTCCGCAAACGGCTGCGGGCGATGTGGCAAAAGGAAACAGGACGATGA
- a CDS encoding AbrB/MazE/SpoVT family DNA-binding domain-containing protein, with the protein MSDVATPVSVRFGAQGRLVVPSPLREALGFKPGDPLVVRVQGGRLVVESRESVVRRIQERFGLPGRNVVDQLIADRRREARLEDEAS; encoded by the coding sequence ATGTCCGACGTGGCCACACCTGTCAGCGTCCGCTTCGGTGCACAGGGCCGACTCGTCGTACCTTCGCCGCTACGCGAGGCCCTGGGCTTCAAGCCTGGCGACCCACTGGTCGTCCGCGTGCAGGGCGGCCGGCTCGTGGTGGAGAGCAGGGAGTCGGTGGTTCGGCGCATACAGGAACGGTTCGGCCTGCCAGGCAGGAACGTGGTCGATCAGCTCATCGCGGATCGCCGTCGGGAAGCTCGTTTGGAGGACGAGGCGTCCTGA
- a CDS encoding VOC family protein: protein MAKVLQIQHATVVVDDLEKACAFYENELGLEPLPTFNLDFPAQFFKINEEQQLHVTEWEDQASFRGHLCLQVDDFDSIFFRMRELGAIDTSPWGKVRRLPDGAMQMFIRDPAGNLIEISCPSEVAVDEAIFRDDLVDAEGRLYESKRDDPRGLHTEDATLYHGR, encoded by the coding sequence ATGGCCAAGGTGCTCCAGATCCAGCACGCGACGGTCGTCGTCGACGACTTGGAGAAGGCCTGCGCCTTCTACGAGAACGAACTCGGGCTAGAACCGCTGCCGACGTTCAACCTCGACTTCCCTGCCCAGTTCTTCAAGATCAACGAGGAGCAGCAGCTTCACGTCACGGAGTGGGAGGACCAGGCCTCCTTCCGAGGCCACCTCTGCCTGCAGGTGGACGACTTCGACTCGATCTTCTTCCGCATGCGCGAGCTCGGCGCGATCGACACCTCACCCTGGGGCAAGGTGCGACGGCTGCCCGACGGCGCGATGCAGATGTTCATTCGCGACCCGGCGGGCAACCTGATCGAGATCTCCTGCCCGAGCGAGGTCGCCGTCGACGAAGCGATCTTCAGGGACGATCTGGTCGACGCGGAGGGCCGGCTCTACGAGTCGAAGCGGGACGACCCGCGCGGGCTGCACACCGAGGACGCGACGCTCTACCACGGGCGCTAG
- a CDS encoding TonB-dependent receptor, translating to MASSNERTLRILTTSAFALVVAASAAAQTTGDIRGQVRDANGDGLPGVMVTATIEDRGVSRTTIAGVGGNFVISSLQVDDYVVTASLDGFRDHRVEGVRVNIAATVNLEIELGLMAVEEEVTVTASPILDVTSSSVGTSYTADFIDDLPTDRNFWDLMAVSPGISQSSEGSTSLTAFGSSTASNSWRIDGLDTTSSDTGHAFWWLNPATIEEVQVLGLGAPAEYGSMSGAAFNVVTKSGTNDFAGTIDWYHMNDGLTEENAEIDGLPFHREEFDDLTGTLGGPLVRDKAWFFASIQTTEDAYSDPGVDPIFPTAYPTERYDIKINAAFNDSNLMEAKYHFEDYDFVYAFANATPDAITTAFGNNPAWGLQFQSVLTPNDYLEVLYAGYSSDDNQLSATGSTAPPYVDYSPPDGGPPQYSGSPTYQYRWVLGRDQLDVKLSHHADDLLGGDHDFKFGISYGTGTGDTRYGLGPNGYQFYRYEYYPGYPYYYRYSARPYHYGADTRAISAFVDDSWQVNSNLTLNIGVRYDKHNGEIPDFPTLSDDWSDTSDIIPGIKDVVDWALISPRIGMAYQIGDRQVLRAFYGRFYDADVTGNWYAPPPDPTLYITESGPTLEGPWTLSSTFQYRDNLHNPDLRAPETDQFTLGWERRLGENFSFGIQGVYKEGKNLIGWEILNDGAYEEVPWTNPFTGETEQLFSIIEQPTTRKGNRPGPGSKAPPGVEYNQQYEGVVLTLNKRYSDGWSLHSSYTWSDSTGFIPRPLEQSQGSPFYTASDGRDPNNWINAEQALQNDREHMLQFQGSFELPWKLLGTATYSFMTGRPYNRQLRVGLARSPSPLAQGGVDVIAIPASDDTRLPDQNNLDLSFGRRFDVGQVQLKLDLQVLNVFNEDTYDGWETLQVPTDEVYVPSGYLFPRRVMIRFGLEF from the coding sequence ATGGCGTCTTCGAACGAACGAACCCTCCGCATCCTGACCACCTCAGCCTTCGCGCTGGTGGTCGCGGCCTCCGCCGCGGCCCAGACCACGGGTGACATCCGCGGTCAGGTCCGCGACGCCAACGGCGACGGCCTGCCGGGCGTCATGGTGACGGCGACGATCGAGGACCGCGGCGTCTCGCGGACTACGATCGCCGGCGTCGGCGGCAACTTCGTCATCTCGTCGCTCCAGGTCGACGATTACGTCGTGACCGCGTCGCTCGACGGCTTCCGGGACCACCGGGTGGAGGGTGTGCGGGTCAACATCGCCGCCACGGTCAACCTGGAGATCGAGCTCGGCTTGATGGCTGTAGAGGAGGAGGTCACAGTCACGGCGTCGCCCATCCTCGACGTGACGAGTTCCAGCGTCGGGACCAGCTACACGGCGGACTTCATCGATGACCTGCCGACCGACCGGAACTTCTGGGACCTGATGGCGGTGTCGCCCGGGATCAGTCAGTCTTCAGAGGGCAGCACTTCGTTGACGGCGTTTGGTTCGAGTACCGCCTCCAACTCCTGGCGGATCGACGGTCTCGACACGACCTCCTCGGACACGGGTCACGCGTTCTGGTGGCTGAACCCGGCGACTATCGAGGAGGTACAGGTGCTGGGCCTCGGCGCGCCGGCTGAGTACGGAAGCATGTCGGGAGCGGCGTTCAATGTTGTGACCAAGTCCGGCACGAACGACTTCGCCGGCACGATCGACTGGTACCACATGAACGACGGCCTGACGGAAGAGAACGCCGAGATCGATGGTCTTCCGTTCCATCGCGAGGAGTTCGACGATCTGACCGGGACACTCGGCGGTCCGTTGGTGCGCGACAAGGCGTGGTTCTTCGCCTCCATTCAGACCACGGAGGATGCGTACAGCGATCCGGGGGTCGATCCGATCTTCCCGACCGCGTATCCGACCGAGCGCTACGACATCAAGATCAACGCGGCGTTCAACGACAGCAACCTGATGGAGGCGAAGTACCACTTCGAGGACTACGACTTCGTCTACGCGTTCGCGAACGCGACGCCGGACGCGATTACGACCGCGTTTGGCAACAATCCGGCCTGGGGGCTCCAGTTCCAGTCCGTGCTGACCCCGAACGACTACCTCGAAGTGCTGTATGCCGGCTACAGCAGCGACGACAACCAGCTGTCCGCCACCGGCAGTACGGCGCCGCCCTACGTCGACTACTCGCCGCCTGATGGCGGTCCTCCGCAATACAGCGGCAGCCCGACCTACCAGTATCGCTGGGTGCTTGGCCGTGACCAGTTGGACGTCAAGCTCTCGCACCACGCCGACGACCTCCTGGGCGGCGACCACGACTTCAAGTTCGGCATCTCCTACGGTACCGGCACAGGCGATACGCGGTACGGTCTTGGCCCGAACGGCTACCAGTTCTACCGCTACGAGTACTACCCGGGCTATCCCTACTACTACCGGTACTCGGCGCGGCCATACCACTACGGCGCCGACACCAGGGCGATTTCGGCGTTCGTCGACGATTCTTGGCAGGTCAACTCGAACCTGACGCTGAACATCGGCGTCCGGTACGACAAGCACAACGGCGAGATTCCCGACTTCCCTACGCTGAGTGACGACTGGAGCGACACATCGGACATCATTCCTGGGATCAAGGACGTTGTGGACTGGGCGCTGATCTCGCCGCGCATCGGCATGGCGTACCAGATCGGTGACCGGCAGGTCCTGCGAGCTTTCTACGGCAGGTTCTACGACGCGGACGTGACCGGCAACTGGTACGCACCGCCGCCGGATCCGACCCTCTACATCACGGAATCCGGTCCCACGCTGGAGGGCCCGTGGACCTTGTCTTCGACGTTCCAGTACCGGGACAACCTCCACAATCCCGATCTGAGGGCACCGGAAACCGACCAGTTCACTCTGGGTTGGGAACGCCGCCTGGGTGAGAACTTCAGCTTCGGCATCCAGGGGGTCTACAAGGAAGGGAAGAACCTGATCGGCTGGGAGATCCTGAACGACGGCGCCTATGAGGAGGTGCCGTGGACGAATCCGTTCACCGGCGAAACGGAGCAGCTATTCAGCATCATCGAGCAGCCGACCACCCGGAAGGGCAACCGACCGGGCCCCGGCTCCAAGGCTCCGCCGGGGGTGGAGTACAACCAGCAGTACGAGGGTGTCGTGCTCACCCTGAACAAGCGATACAGCGACGGTTGGAGCCTGCACTCGTCATACACCTGGTCCGATTCGACCGGGTTCATTCCGCGGCCCCTCGAGCAGTCCCAAGGAAGTCCGTTCTACACCGCGAGCGACGGTCGCGACCCGAACAACTGGATCAACGCCGAACAGGCGCTGCAGAACGACCGCGAGCACATGCTCCAGTTCCAGGGGAGCTTCGAGCTGCCGTGGAAGCTCCTGGGCACGGCGACCTACAGCTTCATGACGGGGAGACCCTACAACCGCCAACTGAGGGTCGGCTTGGCCAGGTCGCCTTCGCCGCTCGCCCAAGGTGGCGTAGACGTGATCGCGATTCCGGCCAGCGACGACACGCGCTTGCCGGATCAGAACAATCTGGATCTCTCCTTCGGGCGCCGATTCGATGTCGGCCAGGTCCAGCTCAAGCTGGACCTTCAGGTGCTCAACGTATTCAACGAGGACACCTACGACGGATGGGAGACGCTCCAGGTACCAACGGACGAGGTGTACGTACCCAGCGGCTACCTCTTCCCGAGGCGCGTCATGATCCGCTTCGGGCTCGAGTTCTAG
- a CDS encoding sugar phosphate isomerase/epimerase, with the protein MHLSMHNWMRAEPLEKTLVRLKEYGYESLEISGEPELYDTAEVRGLLRQYGIRCWGSVTLMMEGRSLIAKDEAERASSVQYVKDCITMVKELDGHEISIVPGTVGKVDPDSTPENEWNWAVESMQEIYEHGQAAGVLLAIEPINRFETYFINRGAQALALAEATGPDCGVCLDAFHMNMEDRDLLGSIRQAGSRLVDFHVADSNRMAAGMGALDWAAIVRTLREVGYDGALTVEFVASIDRTPANRHPNAVETEPTDITPEQKKFIEDHGSNLLSDEFYTMLTRRSAEELLPLIR; encoded by the coding sequence ATGCACCTGTCGATGCACAACTGGATGCGCGCCGAGCCGCTGGAGAAGACGCTCGTGCGCCTCAAGGAGTACGGCTACGAGTCGCTCGAGATCAGTGGCGAGCCGGAGCTCTACGACACGGCGGAGGTGCGCGGACTGCTCCGTCAATATGGCATCCGCTGCTGGGGCTCCGTCACCCTGATGATGGAGGGCCGCAGCCTGATCGCGAAGGACGAAGCGGAGCGCGCCAGCTCCGTCCAGTACGTCAAGGACTGCATCACGATGGTCAAGGAACTCGACGGCCACGAGATCTCCATCGTGCCGGGCACCGTCGGCAAGGTCGATCCCGATTCGACGCCCGAGAACGAGTGGAACTGGGCCGTCGAGAGCATGCAGGAGATCTACGAGCACGGCCAGGCCGCGGGCGTTCTGCTGGCCATCGAGCCGATCAACCGCTTCGAGACCTACTTCATCAACCGCGGCGCCCAGGCGCTGGCCCTCGCAGAAGCGACGGGCCCCGACTGCGGCGTCTGCCTCGACGCCTTCCACATGAACATGGAGGACCGCGACCTGCTCGGCTCGATCCGCCAGGCCGGCAGCCGCCTCGTCGACTTCCACGTCGCCGACAGCAACCGGATGGCTGCCGGTATGGGCGCCCTCGACTGGGCCGCGATCGTCCGGACGCTACGCGAGGTCGGCTACGACGGCGCCCTGACTGTCGAGTTCGTGGCCTCGATCGACCGCACTCCCGCCAACCGGCACCCGAACGCGGTGGAGACCGAGCCGACCGACATCACGCCGGAGCAGAAGAAGTTCATCGAGGACCACGGCAGCAACCTGCTGAGCGACGAGTTCTACACGATGCTCACAAGACGCTCCGCGGAGGAGCTGCTGCCGCTCATCCGCTAA
- a CDS encoding type II toxin-antitoxin system VapC family toxin, with protein MSVVLDSSAVLALVHSEPGAEPVADALGDAVMSTVNWAEVVARVRGNATNGGGGGPSALRFELYALGLRFEEFSAEQADLAGELRRSTREFGLSLGDRACLALALVRSEPVLTADRVWQRLSLDVDVEVIR; from the coding sequence CTGAGCGTTGTACTGGACTCCTCTGCAGTCCTGGCGTTGGTGCACTCTGAGCCCGGAGCCGAGCCTGTGGCCGATGCTCTCGGCGATGCGGTCATGTCCACGGTCAACTGGGCGGAAGTGGTCGCACGGGTTCGAGGTAACGCGACGAATGGCGGCGGCGGAGGCCCTTCGGCTCTGCGCTTTGAGCTCTACGCCCTTGGCCTCCGCTTCGAGGAGTTTTCGGCGGAGCAGGCCGACCTGGCGGGTGAGCTCCGCCGCTCGACGAGGGAGTTCGGTCTCTCGCTTGGCGATCGTGCCTGTCTCGCCCTGGCACTCGTGAGGAGTGAACCTGTATTGACGGCCGACCGGGTCTGGCAGCGGTTGAGTCTTGACGTGGACGTCGAAGTGATCCGCTGA